The Triticum aestivum cultivar Chinese Spring chromosome 4B, IWGSC CS RefSeq v2.1, whole genome shotgun sequence sequence aaggttgatgaatggttgcaGTTACAAGCAAGCAAGTCTTCACGACAACAAGTTATCGTATTCGATAGACTTGAAATGATCTATCAAATTGATGAGCCAGGTGGCACAACACGAGATGGTAGACAATATGGTGGTGCTGCATTTGAGGTGAAACTGAAGACTCAGTGGTGCCAGTGCGAGAGGCCTAGTAAGTATCATTGGCCATGCTCGCATTTGATAACGGCGGCGAAGGCAAGAAACATACATGTTAATGATGGAAAAACCGTGAGGATGCAAGAGTTCCATGTGGAAGCTACTAGGTTGACATGGGCGCCAAGATTTCACCCTTTCTTGGACCAATCACAGTGGCCTGAGTACCATGGCCCTCATATTAGGCCAGACCCTCTTCTGAAGGTGGAGACGAAGGGTAGAAGGAGAACTAAGAGGTTCAGGGGTGATATGGATGACCTGGCTGGATACACTGGCATGAAACAATTTGGTAGCGGTCATTTCATGGAGGCTCCTGACATTATCAACTGTGGGGTGTGCGGTGAAGGGGGGCACAATGAGCGGAcatgcaaaaaaaaagaaaaccaaaaaaagaaaaacaagtcgTGGAGGCGGCACCGATGGTGAAAGAGGTGGAAgaggtgacggtggtggtggtcgAGGAAGAACGAGCGTCAGAGGTGGTAGTGGTGGTCGTAGAgggagcacaagtgctagaggtgctagtgttcgtagagggagcacaagtgctagaggtggtggtcgagctagcacaagtgctagaggtggtggtcgagcagccacaagtgctagaggtggtcgtGGTCGAAGaggaagcacaagtgctagaggtggtcgtAGAGGAATGGTTGATAATGGATCGGCCTTCGGTTATTTGTTTAATCCAGATGGTTGATCTAATAAcaatggtatattatttgttcATACAATTCCTAGCATTTATGCATTTGCTCTCTTAATGTCTTGTGCTAACAATTGTtctttttgtaggcatggcttcatccggtttcAGGACGAGGCCACCGTGCGCGGACCAAGAGGACATGCCGAAGACGTGGTTGGAGGCCAGTTtggacaagaagaaggagaaggatgtgCCCACACCACCATGTTGGTGTGGTGATGTTTGCAAGCTGAAGGTGTCCACTGACCGCAACAAGTCATGGACAGAAGGTAGAAGGTTTTTCGTGTGTCCCAACTATGCACATGATCGTCGAAGGCCAACTAACGCATATGACATACCACCGGTATGTTAGGTGTACATATAAAAAACATCAACAAGTTGTCACTCATATGTCTAACAAAATCATGGTTTATATGTAGTCCCCTCCTCCACTTTGCAAGTACTTCACTTGGATAGATCACGAGGTACCAAAAGATATCCAAGAGGACCAACGTGCAGATTGGTTACGGAGGCAGCGCCTATTCGAGGAGTCCTATGCACGGGGATTGGAGCGGGAGCGTCGTGAGAAGGAGGCTCGTGAGCGCAAGAAGCGTGAGCAAGAGAGGGCACGCAAAGAGAAGGCGGCTCGTCAAGAAGAGAGGGCAAGCAAACTTGCAAGGGCTCGCGATgcacgagaggaggacgaggcacgtgacaagaagggaaAGTGGCCCCGGACTACTCAGTAGACAAATGGAAAGGCACCGGCGTCGATGATGAACTGCCGAGACTTTGTTTAATGTATGAACTTATTATTCGAGACCTTGTGTGGTCATGAACTATTTCTGTCATTCGAGACTATTTGAGATTATGTGCAAACTATGTTCGTCATTCGAGACTAGTTGTTATGCTTTGTTCATATTTTTGGTTGAGAGTAGCATGCTTTGTTCATATTTAACAGTGTTTGCTAGTTGTTGCTAAGCAAAAACTTTAACAAGCTGTGTGCAAAAACACCAGGCCCACACCCAGACGCCAGGGTGCATGGCGTCTGCCTCCCAgatccagacgccagggtccctggcgtctgg is a genomic window containing:
- the LOC123089609 gene encoding nucleoporin gle1-like, giving the protein MPKTWLEASLDKKKEKDVPTPPCWCGDVCKLKVSTDRNKSWTEGRRFFVCPNYAHDRRRPTNAYDIPPSPPPLCKYFTWIDHEVPKDIQEDQRADWLRRQRLFEESYARGLERERREKEARERKKREQERARKEKAARQEERASKLARARDAREEDEARDKKGKWPRTTQ